The following coding sequences are from one Streptomyces sp. NBC_01294 window:
- a CDS encoding acyl-CoA dehydrogenase family protein, with protein MTDRAPQPVDRQLPTEESRDLLALVREIAQREIRPKAAEEEDSGRFPREVFTLLSEAGLLGLPYPGEFGGGEQPYEVYLQVLEELAAARLTVGLGVSVHSLACHGLAGYGTKEQQGAHLPAMLGGGLLGAYCLSEPAAGSDAASLTTKAVRDGDDWIITGTKAWITHGGVADFYTVLARTGAEGPKGITAFLVPGDAAGLTAAVPEKKMGMKGSPTAQLHFDGVRVPDARRIGEEGQGFTIALAALDAGRLGIAACAIGVAQAALDEALAYALDRKQFGHPIADFQGLRFMLADMATKIEAGRALYLAAARLRDAGKPFSRQAAMAKLFCTDAAMAVTTDAVQVLGGYGYTADFPVERLMREAKVLQIVEGTNQIQRMVIARHLAGPETR; from the coding sequence ATGACAGACCGCGCCCCGCAGCCGGTGGACCGACAGCTGCCCACCGAGGAGTCCCGGGACCTCCTCGCCCTCGTACGCGAGATCGCGCAGCGCGAGATCCGTCCCAAGGCCGCCGAGGAGGAGGACTCCGGGCGGTTCCCCCGCGAGGTCTTCACCCTCCTGTCGGAGGCCGGACTGCTCGGCCTCCCGTACCCCGGGGAATTCGGCGGCGGCGAGCAGCCGTACGAGGTCTATCTCCAGGTCCTGGAAGAGCTGGCCGCGGCCCGCCTGACCGTCGGCCTCGGCGTCAGCGTGCACTCGCTGGCCTGCCACGGCCTCGCCGGCTACGGCACCAAGGAGCAGCAGGGAGCGCACCTGCCCGCGATGCTCGGCGGCGGCCTGCTGGGCGCCTACTGCCTCTCCGAGCCGGCCGCCGGCTCCGACGCCGCCTCGCTCACCACCAAGGCGGTGCGCGACGGCGACGACTGGATCATCACTGGCACCAAGGCCTGGATCACCCACGGCGGAGTCGCCGACTTCTACACCGTCCTCGCGCGCACCGGCGCCGAGGGCCCCAAGGGCATCACGGCCTTCCTGGTCCCCGGGGACGCGGCGGGCCTGACCGCCGCCGTGCCCGAGAAGAAGATGGGCATGAAGGGCTCGCCCACCGCCCAGCTGCACTTCGACGGCGTACGGGTGCCGGACGCGCGCCGCATCGGCGAGGAGGGGCAGGGCTTCACCATCGCCCTGGCCGCACTGGACGCGGGGCGTCTGGGCATCGCCGCCTGCGCCATCGGCGTCGCCCAGGCGGCGCTGGACGAGGCACTGGCCTACGCCCTGGACCGCAAGCAGTTCGGGCACCCGATCGCGGACTTCCAGGGGCTGCGCTTCATGCTGGCCGACATGGCCACCAAGATCGAGGCCGGACGGGCGCTGTACCTCGCGGCGGCGCGGCTGCGGGACGCGGGCAAGCCGTTCTCCCGCCAGGCGGCGATGGCCAAGCTGTTCTGCACCGACGCGGCGATGGCCGTCACCACGGACGCGGTGCAGGTCCTCGGCGGCTACGGCTACACGGCGGACTTCCCCGTCGAGCGCCTGATGCGCGAGGCGAAGGTGCTCCAGATCGTGGAGGGCACCAACCAGATCCAGCGCATGGTCATCGCCCGCCACCTGGCGGGCCCTGAGACGCGCTGA
- a CDS encoding SPW repeat protein — protein MTTHPSIEHHPDLAEMRTRFERVTSTPAAQAVEALALITGLYLAASPWIVGFSVLTPLAINNLIAGLAFCLCMGGLGSAYERTHAMAWTAVALGAWTIIAPWAIAGEMDATRAVVSNVITGAVALCLGLAMAGMAGRNRESRV, from the coding sequence ATGACCACCCATCCGAGCATCGAGCACCACCCCGACCTCGCCGAGATGCGCACTCGGTTCGAGCGGGTGACCAGCACCCCCGCCGCGCAGGCCGTCGAGGCACTGGCCCTGATCACGGGTCTGTACCTGGCCGCCTCGCCGTGGATCGTGGGATTCAGCGTCCTGACCCCCCTGGCGATCAACAACCTGATCGCCGGTCTGGCCTTCTGCCTGTGCATGGGTGGTCTGGGTTCCGCCTACGAGCGCACCCACGCGATGGCGTGGACGGCGGTCGCCCTCGGAGCCTGGACGATCATCGCCCCGTGGGCCATCGCCGGTGAGATGGACGCGACGCGCGCCGTCGTCAGCAATGTGATCACCGGAGCCGTCGCACTCTGCCTCGGCCTCGCGATGGCGGGCATGGCGGGCCGCAACCGCGAGTCCCGCGTCTGA
- the fxsA gene encoding FxsA family membrane protein, producing the protein MTTGVPTSTAPRRRSPARTFLPLAVAAWLILEIWLLTVVADVAGGLAVAALLAGGIVLGAVVIKRAGRRAFKNLSDTFQQAQQGRQPTPQQPGRGNGLTMLAGLLLMMPGLLSDVAGLFLLLPPVRAWIGRRATRSLERKMASAPAGSFGDAFQQARIHYPDGKVVQGEVIRDEDRPGRQDGPDTTYRPPLTP; encoded by the coding sequence ATGACGACCGGCGTTCCGACCTCGACGGCCCCCCGGCGGCGCTCGCCCGCCCGAACCTTCCTCCCCCTGGCGGTCGCCGCCTGGCTGATCCTGGAGATCTGGCTGCTCACGGTGGTCGCGGACGTGGCCGGCGGGCTGGCCGTGGCCGCGCTGCTCGCGGGCGGGATCGTCCTGGGCGCGGTGGTCATCAAACGGGCCGGGCGACGTGCCTTCAAGAACCTGTCGGACACCTTCCAGCAGGCTCAGCAGGGGCGGCAGCCCACCCCGCAGCAGCCCGGCCGGGGCAACGGCCTCACCATGCTGGCGGGCCTGCTCCTGATGATGCCGGGCCTGCTCTCCGACGTGGCGGGCCTGTTCCTGCTGCTCCCGCCCGTCCGGGCCTGGATCGGCCGCCGGGCGACCCGCTCGCTGGAGCGGAAGATGGCCTCGGCCCCCGCCGGCAGCTTCGGTGACGCCTTCCAGCAGGCACGCATCCACTACCCCGACGGCAAGGTCGTCCAGGGCGAGGTCATCCGCGACGAGGACCGGCCCGGGCGGCAGGACGGCCCGGACACGACGTACCGCCCGCCGCTGACGCCGTGA
- a CDS encoding GNAT family N-acetyltransferase, giving the protein MAGMPITNAPKTATVDDAPLISRILTRAFDDDPMMRWFFPDDASRDAALGRYFTTIYTRQYVRHSVCERTDAAAAFWVPPEAGEKAVPDAETIAELQDILGDRAPLFRDAVETAALHTPEEPHWYLAVIGADPAAQGQGQGAALLRSGLAKADAAGLPAYLESSKPSNLPFYEHFGFTVRKELQLPGEGPTLWAMWREPRRPADA; this is encoded by the coding sequence ATGGCCGGTATGCCGATAACGAATGCGCCGAAAACGGCAACGGTCGACGATGCGCCACTGATCAGCCGAATCCTGACCAGGGCCTTCGACGACGACCCGATGATGCGCTGGTTCTTCCCCGACGACGCCTCGCGCGACGCGGCTCTGGGCCGCTACTTCACCACGATCTACACCCGGCAGTACGTCCGGCACAGCGTCTGCGAGCGCACCGACGCGGCGGCTGCGTTCTGGGTGCCCCCGGAGGCGGGGGAGAAGGCCGTTCCCGACGCGGAGACCATCGCGGAGCTCCAGGACATCCTCGGCGACCGGGCCCCGCTGTTCCGGGACGCCGTCGAGACGGCCGCCCTGCACACCCCCGAGGAACCGCACTGGTACCTGGCGGTCATCGGCGCCGACCCGGCCGCCCAGGGCCAGGGCCAGGGCGCCGCCCTGCTGCGCTCGGGGCTGGCCAAGGCCGACGCGGCGGGCCTGCCCGCCTACCTGGAGTCCTCCAAGCCGTCCAACCTGCCGTTCTACGAGCACTTCGGCTTCACCGTGCGCAAGGAGCTGCAGCTGCCGGGCGAGGGTCCGACGCTGTGGGCGATGTGGCGCGAGCCGCGCCGCCCGGCCGACGCCTGA
- a CDS encoding uridine kinase family protein yields the protein MEPHQSLESLARELAALPLSLGPVRLIAIDGHAGSGKSTFAGRIARALGGAPVLHLDDVATHEELFGWEERLRAQVLEPLAAGRPAHWAPYDWVERRFGPDRLLEPAPVLLVEGVGAGRRALRPHLARLLWMETPRAQSWLRGRNRDGHELSDFWDGWERAEHAHFLGDPSRPFADTLVRQSGTGYEWTSGTGATAGTSASVTEGDELPRA from the coding sequence GTGGAGCCACACCAGTCACTTGAGTCACTCGCACGGGAGCTCGCCGCGCTGCCGCTCTCCCTCGGCCCAGTGCGCCTGATCGCCATCGACGGGCACGCCGGATCGGGGAAGAGCACCTTCGCGGGCCGGATCGCCCGGGCGCTGGGCGGTGCGCCCGTGCTGCACCTGGACGACGTGGCCACCCACGAGGAGCTCTTCGGCTGGGAGGAGCGGCTGCGCGCGCAGGTGCTGGAGCCGCTCGCCGCCGGACGGCCCGCCCACTGGGCCCCGTACGACTGGGTGGAGCGCCGCTTCGGGCCCGATCGGCTGCTGGAGCCCGCGCCGGTGCTCCTGGTCGAGGGGGTCGGCGCCGGGCGGCGGGCGCTGCGCCCGCATCTGGCGCGGCTCCTGTGGATGGAGACGCCGCGTGCGCAGTCCTGGCTGCGGGGGCGAAACCGGGACGGGCATGAACTTTCCGACTTCTGGGACGGATGGGAGCGCGCGGAGCACGCGCACTTCCTCGGTGACCCTTCGCGCCCCTTCGCCGACACCCTGGTACGCCAGAGCGGTACGGGATACGAGTGGACTTCCGGGACAGGAGCGACGGCGGGAACCTCCGCTTCCGTCACCGAGGGTGACGAACTCCCCCGGGCCTGA
- a CDS encoding TetR/AcrR family transcriptional regulator: MLFADTSYDALSVDDIAQQAGVAKGLIYYYFKSKRGYYLAIVEDSVAELIARAGGDSHLPGAERVRRTIDGFLHYAENHHAAYRTIAAGGVGSDAEVLAIRDAVREELVATIAEGAYGRRTVPPIARLALLGWLSAVEGITLEWIGGQRAPDRADRAGQPGQPDRAGQPDRAGQPDRADQPDRAEVGALLVRQLRTTLTVIEEFVPECPAPPAPEEPFDQLGDLAPVTGSP, encoded by the coding sequence ATGTTGTTCGCCGACACCTCGTACGACGCGCTCTCCGTGGACGACATCGCCCAGCAGGCGGGCGTCGCCAAGGGGCTGATCTACTACTACTTCAAGAGCAAGCGCGGCTACTACCTCGCCATCGTCGAGGACTCCGTGGCCGAGCTGATCGCCCGCGCCGGCGGCGACAGCCACCTCCCCGGCGCCGAGCGGGTCCGCCGCACCATCGACGGCTTCCTCCACTACGCCGAGAACCACCATGCCGCGTACCGCACCATCGCCGCCGGCGGCGTCGGCTCCGACGCCGAGGTGCTCGCGATCCGCGACGCCGTCCGCGAGGAACTGGTCGCCACCATCGCCGAAGGCGCGTACGGCCGCCGCACCGTGCCCCCGATCGCCCGCCTCGCCCTCCTGGGCTGGCTCTCCGCGGTCGAAGGGATCACCCTGGAATGGATCGGCGGGCAGCGCGCCCCGGACCGGGCGGACCGGGCCGGCCAACCCGGCCAGCCCGACCGAGCCGGCCAGCCCGACCGAGCCGGCCAGCCCGACCGAGCCGACCAGCCCGACCGGGCCGAGGTCGGGGCCCTGCTGGTGCGCCAGCTGCGCACCACACTGACGGTGATCGAGGAGTTCGTCCCGGAGTGTCCGGCACCTCCCGCACCCGAAGAGCCGTTCGACCAGCTTGGTGATCTTGCCCCGGTGACGGGAAGCCCCTGA
- a CDS encoding amidohydrolase — translation MTERATPAPTDPTRTVLLRGGEVHSPADPFATAMVVERGHVAWVGSEGAADAFAQGVDEVVDLGGALVTPAFTDAHVHTTSAGLALTGLDLTGARSLSAALDLVRAYAASRPADRVLLGHGWDAARWPERRAPRRAELDEAAGGRPLYLSRIDVHSAVVTTALLDLVPGVRPDGDLPLTADDHHAVRRAALAAVTPAQRAEAQRAALDRAASLGIGSVHECGGPDISSAEDFTGLLALAAERPGPRVFGYWADRDLELARELGAVGAAGDLFVDGALGSHTACLHAPYADAPHTGTGYLDVHAVTEHVAACTEAGLQAGFHAIGDAAITAVVEGVRAAAEKVGLARVRAARHRVEHAEMMTPAAIAAFAELGLTASVQPAFDAAWGGEDGMYADRLGAERARTLNPYAAMLKAGVPLAFGSDAPVTPLDPWGTVRAAAFHRTPEHRISVRAAFTAHTRGGWRALGRDDAGILVPGAPADYAVWETGELVVQAPDDRVARWSTDPRSGTPGLPDLTPGSELPVCLATVVGGREVFVRPQG, via the coding sequence ATGACCGAGCGCGCGACACCCGCCCCCACCGATCCCACCCGCACCGTCCTCCTCCGCGGGGGCGAGGTCCACAGCCCCGCCGACCCCTTCGCCACCGCGATGGTCGTCGAGCGCGGCCACGTCGCCTGGGTCGGTTCCGAAGGTGCGGCCGACGCCTTCGCCCAGGGCGTGGACGAGGTCGTCGACCTCGGCGGCGCGCTCGTCACCCCCGCCTTCACGGACGCCCACGTCCACACCACCTCCGCCGGCCTGGCCCTGACCGGGCTGGACCTCACCGGAGCACGCTCCCTGTCCGCCGCGCTGGACCTCGTACGCGCGTACGCCGCGAGCCGACCCGCGGACCGGGTGCTCCTCGGGCACGGCTGGGACGCCGCCCGCTGGCCCGAGCGGCGCGCGCCGCGCCGGGCCGAGCTCGACGAGGCCGCCGGGGGCCGCCCGCTCTACCTCAGCCGCATCGACGTGCACTCGGCCGTGGTCACCACCGCCCTGCTCGACCTCGTCCCCGGAGTGCGGCCCGACGGCGACCTGCCGCTGACCGCCGACGACCACCACGCCGTGCGGCGGGCCGCCCTGGCCGCCGTCACCCCCGCGCAGCGCGCCGAGGCCCAGCGGGCCGCCCTCGACCGGGCCGCCTCCCTGGGCATCGGATCCGTGCACGAGTGCGGCGGGCCCGACATCTCCTCCGCCGAGGACTTCACCGGCCTGCTCGCGCTGGCCGCCGAGCGGCCCGGGCCGCGCGTCTTCGGGTACTGGGCCGACCGGGACCTCGAACTGGCCAGGGAGCTGGGGGCCGTCGGGGCCGCCGGCGACCTCTTCGTCGACGGCGCCCTCGGCTCGCACACCGCCTGCCTGCACGCCCCGTACGCCGACGCCCCGCACACCGGCACCGGCTACCTCGACGTACACGCCGTCACCGAACACGTGGCCGCCTGCACCGAGGCGGGCCTCCAGGCCGGTTTCCACGCCATCGGCGACGCCGCGATCACCGCCGTGGTGGAGGGCGTACGGGCGGCCGCCGAGAAGGTCGGCCTGGCCCGGGTCCGCGCCGCCCGCCACCGGGTCGAGCACGCCGAGATGATGACCCCCGCCGCCATCGCCGCCTTCGCCGAGCTGGGGCTCACCGCCTCCGTGCAGCCCGCGTTCGACGCGGCCTGGGGCGGCGAGGACGGCATGTACGCCGACCGGCTCGGGGCCGAGCGCGCCCGCACCCTGAACCCGTACGCGGCCATGCTCAAGGCGGGCGTCCCGCTGGCCTTCGGCTCGGACGCCCCGGTCACCCCGCTCGACCCCTGGGGCACCGTCCGCGCGGCCGCGTTCCACCGGACGCCCGAGCACCGCATCTCCGTACGGGCCGCCTTCACCGCCCACACCCGGGGCGGCTGGCGGGCCCTGGGCCGCGACGACGCGGGGATCCTCGTGCCGGGCGCGCCCGCCGACTACGCGGTCTGGGAAACCGGCGAACTGGTCGTCCAGGCACCCGACGACCGGGTCGCCCGCTGGTCCACGGACCCCCGCTCCGGCACCCCCGGACTGCCCGACCTGACCCCCGGATCCGAGCTGCCGGTGTGCCTCGCCACCGTCGTCGGCGGGCGGGAGGTATTCGTACGCCCACAGGGGTGA
- a CDS encoding polyprenol monophosphomannose synthase, translated as MSDGGQRTYGPLGTALVIIPTYNESENIGLIVGRVRAAVPEAHILVADDNSPDGTGKLADELAAGDDHVHVLHRKGKEGLGAAYLAGFLWALDAGYGVIVEMDADGSHQPEELPRLLTALAGADLVLGSRWVPGGRVVNWPKSREFLSRGGSTYSRLMLDVPIRDVTGGYRAFRRETLEGLGLDDVASAGYCFQVDLARRAVQKGFRVVEVPITFVEREFGDSKMSKDIVVEALWRVTQWGIKAQAAKLLGGVKGAGKGTGKGTGARGGSA; from the coding sequence GTGAGCGACGGCGGACAGCGGACCTACGGGCCGCTCGGTACGGCCTTGGTGATCATTCCGACCTACAACGAGTCGGAGAACATCGGGCTGATCGTCGGCCGCGTCCGCGCGGCGGTGCCCGAGGCCCACATCCTGGTCGCCGACGACAACAGCCCCGACGGCACCGGCAAGCTCGCCGACGAGCTCGCGGCCGGCGACGACCACGTCCACGTCCTGCACCGCAAGGGCAAGGAGGGGCTCGGCGCCGCCTACCTGGCGGGCTTCCTCTGGGCCCTGGACGCCGGCTACGGCGTGATCGTCGAGATGGACGCCGACGGCTCCCACCAGCCCGAGGAACTGCCCCGCCTGCTCACCGCGCTGGCCGGCGCCGACCTGGTCCTGGGCTCCCGCTGGGTGCCGGGCGGACGCGTCGTCAACTGGCCCAAGAGCCGCGAGTTCCTCTCGCGCGGCGGTTCGACGTACTCCCGGCTGATGCTGGACGTCCCGATCCGCGACGTGACCGGCGGCTACCGCGCCTTCCGCCGCGAGACCCTGGAGGGCCTGGGCCTGGACGACGTGGCCTCCGCGGGCTACTGCTTCCAGGTGGACCTGGCCCGCAGGGCCGTGCAGAAGGGCTTCCGCGTGGTGGAGGTGCCCATCACGTTCGTCGAGCGTGAGTTCGGCGACAGCAAGATGAGCAAGGACATCGTGGTGGAGGCCCTGTGGCGGGTCACCCAGTGGGGCATCAAGGCCCAGGCGGCCAAGCTGCTGGGCGGCGTCAAGGGCGCGGGCAAGGGCACCGGCAAGGGAACGGGCGCCCGCGGCGGCAGCGCGTGA
- a CDS encoding RNA polymerase-binding protein RbpA — MSERALRGTRLVVTSYETDRGIDLAPRQAVEYACQNGHRFEMPFSVEAEIPPEWECKACGAMALLVDGDGPEEKKGKPARTHWDMLMERRTREELEEVLAERLAVLRSGAMNIAVHPRDSRKSA, encoded by the coding sequence ATGAGTGAGCGAGCTCTCCGCGGTACGCGCCTCGTGGTTACCAGCTACGAGACGGACCGCGGCATCGATCTGGCCCCGCGCCAGGCGGTGGAGTACGCATGCCAGAACGGACATCGATTTGAGATGCCGTTCTCGGTTGAGGCAGAAATTCCGCCGGAGTGGGAGTGCAAGGCGTGCGGCGCCATGGCACTCCTGGTGGACGGGGACGGGCCCGAAGAGAAGAAGGGCAAGCCTGCGCGAACGCACTGGGACATGCTCATGGAGCGACGCACCCGCGAGGAGCTGGAGGAAGTGCTGGCCGAAAGGCTTGCGGTCCTTCGTTCCGGCGCCATGAACATTGCCGTGCATCCGCGGGACAGCCGCAAGTCCGCCTGA
- a CDS encoding Lrp/AsnC family transcriptional regulator → MEELDRQIVDLLVRDGRMSYTDLGKATGLSTSAVHQRVRRLEQRGVIRGYAAVVDPEAVGLPLTAFISVKPFDPSAPDDIADRLSGVPEIEACHSVAGDENYILKVRVATPLELEDLLGRLRALAHVSTRTTVVLSTPYEARPPRV, encoded by the coding sequence ATGGAGGAGCTGGACCGCCAGATCGTGGATCTGCTCGTACGGGACGGGCGGATGAGTTACACGGATCTGGGCAAGGCAACGGGACTGTCCACGTCGGCAGTCCATCAGCGAGTACGCCGTCTGGAACAGCGCGGGGTGATCCGCGGCTATGCGGCCGTGGTCGACCCGGAGGCCGTCGGCCTGCCGTTGACCGCGTTCATCTCGGTCAAGCCCTTCGACCCGAGCGCCCCGGACGACATCGCCGACCGGCTGTCCGGCGTTCCCGAGATCGAGGCCTGCCACAGCGTCGCGGGCGACGAGAACTACATCCTGAAGGTGCGCGTCGCCACCCCCCTGGAGCTGGAAGACCTGCTGGGCCGCCTGCGCGCCCTCGCCCACGTCTCGACGCGCACGACGGTGGTCCTCTCCACCCCCTACGAAGCCCGCCCGCCCCGCGTCTGA
- a CDS encoding peptidase C39 family protein: protein MTAPTPRRAVLVAALAVATAATAATFSGGSASASAAPTPRAQGRTVDNRFWFSYDHWRAGTHRGTTAVPGARPGLEIGTAAGRTEYADPHTGKKSTWEYATWTSPVHRSTVPATEAIASWNARTPAGTWIQIELRGTYTDGAVSPWYVMGRWASRDGDIRRTSVDGQTDGKSTVWTDALAIDAPAAAAGLRITDWQLRLTLHRRPGADRGPTVWLAGAMASDVPDRFTVPASAPSGTAHELKVPRYSQEVHIGRYPEYDNGGEAWCSPTSSQMVVEFWGRKASATALTWVKPGYSDPQICHAARSTYDAAYKGCGNWPFNAAYAATYRELAGVVTRLTSLTDLETLVRAGIPVITSQSFRREELTGAGYGTAGHLMTVVGFTAAGDVIANDPHAPDNPAVRRVYKRAEWETIWLRTKRTATAGKVTSGSGGICYLYVPALPGAAQIRALRAVGVL from the coding sequence ATGACCGCACCCACGCCACGCAGGGCCGTACTCGTCGCCGCACTCGCGGTCGCCACCGCGGCCACCGCCGCCACCTTCTCCGGCGGCAGCGCCTCCGCTTCCGCCGCGCCCACCCCGCGGGCGCAGGGCCGTACCGTCGACAACCGCTTCTGGTTCTCGTACGACCACTGGCGGGCCGGCACTCACCGCGGCACCACCGCCGTCCCCGGCGCCCGCCCCGGCCTGGAGATCGGGACGGCCGCCGGCCGCACCGAGTACGCCGATCCGCACACCGGGAAGAAGAGCACCTGGGAGTACGCGACCTGGACCTCCCCGGTGCACCGCTCCACCGTGCCCGCCACCGAGGCCATCGCCTCCTGGAACGCCCGTACCCCGGCCGGCACCTGGATCCAGATCGAACTGCGCGGCACCTACACCGACGGCGCCGTCAGCCCCTGGTACGTGATGGGCCGGTGGGCCTCCCGCGACGGCGACATCCGCCGCACCTCCGTGGACGGCCAGACCGACGGCAAGTCCACGGTCTGGACCGACGCCCTGGCCATCGACGCCCCCGCCGCGGCCGCCGGCCTGCGGATCACGGACTGGCAGCTGCGCCTGACCCTCCACCGCAGGCCGGGCGCCGACCGCGGCCCCACGGTGTGGCTGGCGGGCGCGATGGCCTCCGACGTCCCGGACCGCTTCACCGTCCCCGCCTCCGCCCCCTCTGGCACGGCCCACGAGCTGAAGGTCCCGCGCTACTCGCAGGAGGTCCACATCGGCCGGTACCCCGAGTACGACAACGGCGGCGAGGCCTGGTGCAGCCCCACCTCCTCCCAGATGGTCGTCGAGTTCTGGGGCCGCAAGGCCAGCGCCACAGCCCTGACCTGGGTGAAGCCGGGCTACTCCGACCCGCAGATCTGCCACGCGGCCCGTTCCACCTACGACGCCGCCTACAAGGGCTGCGGCAACTGGCCGTTCAACGCCGCGTACGCCGCCACGTACCGGGAGCTCGCCGGCGTCGTCACCCGCCTCACGTCGCTGACCGACCTGGAGACCCTGGTCAGGGCCGGCATCCCGGTCATCACCTCCCAGTCCTTCCGCCGGGAGGAGCTCACGGGCGCGGGCTACGGCACCGCGGGCCACCTGATGACCGTGGTCGGCTTCACCGCCGCCGGGGACGTGATCGCCAACGACCCCCACGCGCCCGACAACCCCGCCGTCCGCCGCGTCTACAAGCGCGCCGAGTGGGAGACGATCTGGCTGCGCACCAAGCGCACGGCAACCGCCGGCAAGGTCACCTCGGGCAGCGGCGGCATCTGCTACCTCTACGTCCCGGCGCTGCCGGGCGCGGCGCAGATCCGGGCCCTGCGGGCGGTCGGGGTGCTGTGA
- a CDS encoding phosphotransferase family protein: MATAPRPRTSTREPEELGRRLAAWLDTRLPGAKVTNVSVPGSNGMSSETLLFDIEHPDTPLRACALRLAADPAAYTVFPTYDMPRQHRVMSLVAEHTDLPVPRVQWLEEDPGPLGAPFFVMARADGRVPPDVMPYTYEGNWLHAATDAERGALQEASISLLARLHDQFPAKEAEFLLPDGEGTPLRRHVDAQRAYYSWVVGGLAPSPLIERAFARLEELWPADEGPAVLNWGDARIGNVIYDGFTPVAVLDWEMAAYAPREVDLGWTVYLHRFFQDLTVGFGQPGLPDFLRREDLERRYAELTGHTPRDMEFHTLYAALRHGIVMLRIAYRQAHFGEVEIPADPDSLILHHASLAAMVQGTYW, from the coding sequence ATGGCCACTGCACCGCGTCCGCGCACCTCCACCCGAGAGCCCGAAGAGCTCGGCCGGCGCCTGGCCGCCTGGCTGGACACCAGGCTCCCCGGCGCGAAGGTCACCAACGTCTCGGTTCCCGGTTCCAACGGGATGTCCAGCGAGACCCTGCTCTTCGACATAGAGCACCCGGACACCCCGCTCCGCGCCTGCGCGCTGCGGCTCGCCGCCGACCCGGCGGCCTACACCGTCTTCCCGACGTACGACATGCCGCGCCAGCACCGCGTGATGAGTCTCGTCGCCGAGCACACGGACCTGCCCGTCCCGCGCGTGCAGTGGCTGGAGGAGGATCCGGGGCCGCTGGGGGCGCCGTTCTTCGTGATGGCCCGCGCCGACGGCCGGGTGCCGCCCGACGTCATGCCCTACACCTACGAGGGCAATTGGCTGCACGCCGCGACCGACGCCGAACGCGGCGCACTGCAGGAGGCGAGCATCTCGCTGCTGGCCCGGCTGCACGACCAATTCCCCGCGAAGGAGGCCGAGTTCCTGCTGCCCGACGGCGAGGGGACCCCCTTGCGCCGGCACGTGGACGCCCAACGCGCCTACTACTCCTGGGTGGTGGGCGGACTCGCCCCGTCCCCGCTCATCGAGCGGGCGTTCGCCCGCCTGGAGGAGCTGTGGCCGGCGGACGAGGGCCCCGCGGTCCTCAACTGGGGCGACGCCCGCATCGGCAACGTCATCTACGACGGCTTCACGCCGGTGGCCGTGCTGGACTGGGAGATGGCGGCGTACGCCCCGCGCGAGGTGGACCTCGGCTGGACCGTGTACCTCCACCGCTTCTTCCAGGACCTCACCGTCGGCTTCGGCCAGCCCGGTCTGCCGGACTTCCTGCGCCGCGAGGACCTGGAGCGCCGGTACGCCGAACTGACCGGCCACACGCCGCGGGACATGGAGTTCCACACCCTCTACGCCGCCCTGCGGCACGGGATCGTGATGCTGCGCATCGCCTACCGGCAGGCCCACTTCGGCGAGGTCGAGATCCCGGCGGACCCGGACAGCCTGATCCTGCACCACGCCAGCCTGGCCGCCATGGTGCAGGGAACGTACTGGTAG
- a CDS encoding SCO1431 family membrane protein produces the protein MTADSAAPTAPARTLVRTGGPKDGSSWLEHVLGWTLVVVVAMFVTQVGWL, from the coding sequence ATGACTGCCGACAGCGCCGCCCCGACCGCCCCCGCCCGGACCCTCGTTCGCACCGGAGGTCCCAAGGACGGCTCCTCATGGCTGGAGCACGTCCTCGGCTGGACCCTCGTGGTCGTCGTCGCCATGTTCGTGACCCAGGTCGGCTGGCTGTAG